A single Ziziphus jujuba cultivar Dongzao chromosome 11, ASM3175591v1 DNA region contains:
- the LOC107431626 gene encoding uncharacterized protein LOC107431626 isoform X1, with the protein MRKVSAIVGKGRQALQDLNLLKVLQSEIRHELSANPFQNTESGSLGDFVVDWDSLQSQDVVLRRKLAAGEEVVVSALLGSFTFRREYVFPRDVLMKVCLKKPGLSSMLHFDCEISEKGSDGSDFDIHNAYYLQKSADINPSAYRGPIISHLNPQLQDALKEYLVAKGIGEGLTNFLLHHLHKKEHGQYVNWLKKLDSTVAKGSGRSSQSQEKYVLSKFFIFLLKLWRICNLCWSRVKSV; encoded by the exons ATGCGAAAGGTGAGTGCAATCGTGGGCAAGGGTCGTCAGGCTCTTCAGGATTTAAACCTGCTCAAGGTCTTGCAGTCTGAGATTAGGCACGAGCTCTCCGCCAATCCCTTTCAG AATACGGAAAGTGGTTCTCTAGGAGATTTTGTGGTGGACTGGGATTCATTGCAGTCCCAAGATGTGGTCTTGAGGAGAAAATTGGCTGCGGGTGAGGAGGTTGTTGTTTCGGCTCTATTGGGTTCATTCACATTTAGAAGGGAGTATGTATTTCCCAGGGATGTTTTGATGAAGGTATGTTTAAAGAAGCCTGGCCTGAGCTCTATGTTACACTTCGATTGCGAAATTTCTGAGAAAGGCAGTGATGGGTCGGACTTTGACATCCATAATGCCTATTATCTTCAAAAATCAGCTGATATCAACCCTTCTGCCTATAGGGGCCCCATAATCAG CCATTTGAATCCTCAATTACAAGATGCACTCAAGGAATACTTAGTAGCTAAGGGTATTGGAGAAGGCCTTACCAACTTTCTACTTCACCACCTACACAAAAAGGAGCATGGGCAATACGTAAACTGGTTAAAGAAACTAGACTCTACGGTCGCAAAAGGAAGTGGCAGATCATCACAATCACAGGAG AAATACGTGTTGTCAAAATTCTTTATATTTCTTCTAAAGCTATGGAGGATATGCAATTTGTGTTGGTCCCGAGTTAAATCCGTATAA
- the LOC107431626 gene encoding uncharacterized protein LOC107431626 isoform X2, with amino-acid sequence MRKVSAIVGKGRQALQDLNLLKVLQSEIRHELSANPFQNTESGSLGDFVVDWDSLQSQDVVLRRKLAAGEEVVVSALLGSFTFRREYVFPRDVLMKVCLKKPGLSSMLHFDCEISEKGSDGSDFDIHNAYYLQKSADINPSAYRGPIISHLNPQLQDALKEYLVAKGIGEGLTNFLLHHLHKKEHGQYVNWLKKLDSTVAKGSGRSSQSQEPEENLFGKYPM; translated from the exons ATGCGAAAGGTGAGTGCAATCGTGGGCAAGGGTCGTCAGGCTCTTCAGGATTTAAACCTGCTCAAGGTCTTGCAGTCTGAGATTAGGCACGAGCTCTCCGCCAATCCCTTTCAG AATACGGAAAGTGGTTCTCTAGGAGATTTTGTGGTGGACTGGGATTCATTGCAGTCCCAAGATGTGGTCTTGAGGAGAAAATTGGCTGCGGGTGAGGAGGTTGTTGTTTCGGCTCTATTGGGTTCATTCACATTTAGAAGGGAGTATGTATTTCCCAGGGATGTTTTGATGAAGGTATGTTTAAAGAAGCCTGGCCTGAGCTCTATGTTACACTTCGATTGCGAAATTTCTGAGAAAGGCAGTGATGGGTCGGACTTTGACATCCATAATGCCTATTATCTTCAAAAATCAGCTGATATCAACCCTTCTGCCTATAGGGGCCCCATAATCAG CCATTTGAATCCTCAATTACAAGATGCACTCAAGGAATACTTAGTAGCTAAGGGTATTGGAGAAGGCCTTACCAACTTTCTACTTCACCACCTACACAAAAAGGAGCATGGGCAATACGTAAACTGGTTAAAGAAACTAGACTCTACGGTCGCAAAAGGAAGTGGCAGATCATCACAATCACAGGAG CCTGAAGAGAACTTATTTGGAAAGTATCCAATGTGA
- the LOC107431626 gene encoding uncharacterized protein LOC107431626 isoform X3, which translates to MRKVSAIVGKGRQALQDLNLLKVLQSEIRHELSANPFQNTESGSLGDFVVDWDSLQSQDVVLRRKLAAGEEVVVSALLGSFTFRREYVFPRDVLMKVCLKKPGLSSMLHFDCEISEKGSDGSDFDIHNAYYLQKSADINPSAYRGPIISHLNPQLQDALKEYLVAKGIGEGLTNFLLHHLHKKEHGQYVNWLKKLDSTVAKGSGRSSQSQEVLCHC; encoded by the exons ATGCGAAAGGTGAGTGCAATCGTGGGCAAGGGTCGTCAGGCTCTTCAGGATTTAAACCTGCTCAAGGTCTTGCAGTCTGAGATTAGGCACGAGCTCTCCGCCAATCCCTTTCAG AATACGGAAAGTGGTTCTCTAGGAGATTTTGTGGTGGACTGGGATTCATTGCAGTCCCAAGATGTGGTCTTGAGGAGAAAATTGGCTGCGGGTGAGGAGGTTGTTGTTTCGGCTCTATTGGGTTCATTCACATTTAGAAGGGAGTATGTATTTCCCAGGGATGTTTTGATGAAGGTATGTTTAAAGAAGCCTGGCCTGAGCTCTATGTTACACTTCGATTGCGAAATTTCTGAGAAAGGCAGTGATGGGTCGGACTTTGACATCCATAATGCCTATTATCTTCAAAAATCAGCTGATATCAACCCTTCTGCCTATAGGGGCCCCATAATCAG CCATTTGAATCCTCAATTACAAGATGCACTCAAGGAATACTTAGTAGCTAAGGGTATTGGAGAAGGCCTTACCAACTTTCTACTTCACCACCTACACAAAAAGGAGCATGGGCAATACGTAAACTGGTTAAAGAAACTAGACTCTACGGTCGCAAAAGGAAGTGGCAGATCATCACAATCACAGGAG
- the LOC107431624 gene encoding nuclear pore complex protein NUP93A, producing the protein MANEQDMSNWTDLLHSSTKLLEQAAPSAQFPPLQRNLDQLEALSKKLKAKTLRTEAPSQSIAATRLLAREGINAEQLARDLKSFELKTTFEDVFPAEATSVEEYLQQVHEMAMVSAVQEAQKDNLRSFNDYMLKVLEEDWQKEKRDYLQSLSRISALPRTNMIDTRTGGTHPGQMVSTASSPQVAPGASSMEAVPLANKPILEKKAAVYAEVVRNLNNARERGLPFKPATAFKGAYEGLGLDASSGKSVNMQKMWHLIQTLTGEDSTTQRNISKRMSLVIGARRHLELGHEKYIMDTIQSHPAQAALGGVVGNIQRIHAFLRIRLRDYGVLDFDAGDARRHPPVETTWQQIYFCLRTGYYDEAREVALKSRSSNQFAPLLTEWINTGGMVPPEIAAAASDECEKMLRMGDRVSRAAYDKKKLLLYAIISGSRKQIDRLLRDLPTLFNTIEDFLWFKLSSVRDCPVQSVIVNDGWVPYTLDDLQVYLNKFDPSYYTKNGKDPLVYPYVLLLSIQLLPAVLYLSKDTGDEGYNIDAAHISIVLSDHGVLSEGAGAGQKVGVMDAYAEASSIVRQYGSLYLRLGNLPLALEYYAQAAAAVGGGQLSWSGRSNVDQQRQRNLMLKQLLTELLLGDGGIYLLLGSRGTGEEGELGRFITDTKARQQFLLEAANQCQEAGLYDKSIEIQKRIGAFSLALHTINKCLSEAICALSRGRSDGESRTAGLIHSGNEILETYKYYPEVSPQEREHVLEQQTVLRQLEAILSIHKLARVGHHIDALREVARLPFLPLDPRTPDIATDVFQNLSPHVQACVPDLLKVALTCLDNVTDSDGLLRALRAKIASFIANNSSRNWPRDLYEKVARSL; encoded by the exons ATGGCTAACGAGCAAGACATGAGCAACTGGACCGATCTCCTCCACTCCTCCACTAAGCTTCTCGAGCAAGCTGCTCCTTCGGCTCAGTTCCCTCCTCTTCAG AGAAATTTAGATCAATTAGAAGCATTATCCAAGAAGCTCAAGGCAAAAACTCTAAGAACTGAGGCCCCATCTCAATCAATTGCTGCCACAAG GCTTCTTGCACGCGAGGGAATAAATGCAGAGCAGCTTGCACGAGATCTGAAGTCTTTTGAATTAAAG ACTACATTTGAGGATGTTTTCCCTGCTGAGGCAACAAGTGTGGAAGAATATTTGCAGCAG GTTCACGAAATGGCTATGGTTTCAGCTGTACAGGAAGCCCAGAAGGATAATCTTAGAAGTTTCAATGATTACATGTTGAAAGTTTTGGAG GAGGATTGGCAAAAGGAAAAACGTGATTATCTACAGAGCTTAAGCCGAATTTCTGCCTTACCCAGGACAAATATGATTGACACAAGGACTGGAGGTACACATCCTGGTCAAATGGTGTCCACTGCTTCTAGTCCTCAAGTTGCTCCTGGTGCATCTAGCATGGAAGCTGTACCTCTAGCTAACAAGCCTATCCTAGAGAAAAAAGCAGCCGTCTATGCTGAAGTAGTCAGGAATTTGAATAATGCTAGGGAGCGTGGTTTACCATTTAAA CCTGCTACAGCTTTCAAGGGTGCTTATGAAGGTTTGGGTCTTGATGCATCTAGTGGAAAGTCAGTTAATATGCAAAAGATGTGGCACCTTATTCAG aCATTAACGGGTGAAGACTCAACTACACAACGAAACATTTCTAAAAGGATGTCTTTAGTTATTGGTGCAAGACGCCACCTGGAGTTGGGACATGAAAAATATATCATGGATACTATTCAAAGTCATCCTGCACAG GCTGCCCTAGGTGGGGTGGTTGGAAATATTCAAAGAATTCATGCCTTTCTTCGG ATTCGTTTAAGGGATTATGGAGTTCTAGATTTTGATGCTGGTGATGCTCGTAGGCATCCTCCTGTTGAAACCACTTGGCAGCAG ATATACTTCTGCTTGAGAACCGGGTATTATGACGAAGCAAGAGAAGTTGCTTTGAAGTCACGTTCTTCAAACCAGTTTGCTCCTTTG CTTACAGAGTGGATAAATACCGGAGGTATGGTGCCTCCAGAGATTGCTGCTGCTGCATCAGACGAATGTGAAAAAATGTTAAGAATGGGTGATCGAGTGAGTAGAGCTGCATACGACAAGAAAAAATTGCTATTATATGCTATCATATCTGGTTCTCGCAAGCAAATTGACCGTTTACTAAGAGATTTACCAACACTTTTCAATACCATTGAGGACTTCTTGTGGTTCAAACTGTCATCAGTACGAGACTGCCCAGTTCAATCTGTTATTGTGAATGATGGTTGGGTACCATACACACTGGATGATTTGCAGGTTTACCTAAATAAATTTGATCCATCTTATTATACTAAAAATGGAAAGGATCCTCTAGTATACCCATATGTTTTGCTTTTAAGCATCCAGTTGCTACCAGCTGTCCTATATTTGTCTAAGGATACGGGTGATGAAGGATACAACATTGATGCTGCACACATATCAATTGTGCTGTCAGACCATGGGGTCCTTTCTGAAGGTGCTGGGGCTGGACAGAAAGTGGGGGTGATGGATGCTTATGCAGAGGCATCTAGCATAGTTAGGCAATATGGGTCCTTGTACCTACGTCTTGGTAACCTTCCACTGGCACTAGAATATTATGCTCAAGCCGCTGCAGCAGTGGGTGGTGGACAGTTGTCATGGTCTGGCCGAAGCAATGTAGATCAACAAAGGCAGAGAAACCTGATGTTGAAGCAACTCCTTACTGAGCTGCTGTTGGGGGATGGTGGGATCTATCTTTTACTTGGTTCAAGAGGTACCGGAGAAGAAGGTGAATTGGGCCGATTTATTACTGATACGAAAGCAAGACAACAATTCCTGCTTGAAGCTGCTAATCAGTGCCAGGAAGCTGGACTATATGACAAA TCTATTGAAATTCAGAAGAGGATTGGGGCATTCTCATTGGCATTACATACCATTAATAAATGCCTCTCCGAAGCAATATGCGCACTATCACGTGGTAGATCGGATGGTGAGAGTCGAACTGCTGGTCTCATTCACTCTGGAAATGAGATCTTGGAGACATACAAATATTATCCTGAAGTCAG TCCTCAAGAGAGAGAGCATGTTTTGGAACAGCAGACTGTGTTGAGACAGCTTGAGGCAATACTGTCAATCCACAAGTTGGCAAGGGTTGGTCATCATATTGATGCTCTGAGAGAAGTTGCAAGGCTTCCGTTTCTTCCATTAGATCCACGAACTCCAGATATTGCCACAGATGTTTTCCAGAATTTATCTCCTCATGTACAAGCTTGTGTTCCAGATCTTCTGAAGGTTGCCCTCACATGTCTGGACAATGTGACAGATTCTGATGGATTACTTCGTGCCTTGAGAGCAAAG ATTGCCAGCTTTATTGCAAATAATTCAAGTAGGAATTGGCCTCGGGATTTGTATGAAAAGGTTGCACGGAGCTTGTGA
- the LOC107431604 gene encoding zeatin O-glucosyltransferase translates to MSTQNSICSHTHNDHNGVEKAPVIVVMVPFPLQSHLNQLLQLSHLISSYNIPVHYVGSTFYNSQVRSRSRIHADPANIHFHDFPTPPFTSEYSSSDFLFPSFHATKHLREPVSALLHQLSSKAKRLIIINDVLSASVVQDAQTLPNAKSYIFYSVSAFDVFTHIWEAMGKPFQLEAEIIPSELPSLQDCVTPESLRLMTDQYQFVGSKAGELYNTTRSIEATYVDLLRKVMNGNGKIWAIGPLLPTITSSSNNSSCSSGREKCLEWLDKQGPNSVLYISFGTTTSLEDEQIEELALGLEQSGTKFVWVLRDADEGNASGEGRKRALLPKGFEERVKEVGMVVRDWAPQIEILGHPSIGGFMSHCGWNSFMESISNGVPIAAWPMHSDQPRNAVLITQLLKVGVFVREWEKRDQIVRSTAISKAVKTLMATDEGKEMRKRARDMGSAVQRSTEEGGVSRMEWDSFIAHITS, encoded by the coding sequence ATGTCTACCCAAAACAGCATTTGCTCTCACACTCATAATGATCATAATGGCGTGGAAAAAGCTCCAGTCATTGTGGTTATGGTACCCTTCCCATTGCAAAGCCATCTAAACCAGCTCTTGCAGCTTTCCCATCTCATTTCTTCTTACAATATCCCTGTTCATTATGTTGGTTCTACATTCTACAATTCCCAGGTCAGGTCTCGCTCTCGTATTCATGCTGACCCTGCTAATATCCATTTCCATGACTTCCCAACTCCTCCTTTCACCTCTGAGTACTCCTCCTCTGATTTTCTCTTCCCTTCCTTTCATGCCACCAAGCACCTTCGTGAACCAGTCTCTGCTCTTCTTCACCAACTCTCCTCAAAAGCCAAGAGACTTATCATTATCAATGACGTTTTATCGGCTTCAGTAGTACAGGATGCTCAAACTCTACCCAATGCGAAATCCTACATCTTCTATAGCGTCTCTGCTTTTGACGTTTTCACTCACATTTGGGAGGCCATGGGAAAACCTTTTCAGCTTGAAGCTGAAATTATCCCCAGTGAGCTTCCGTCTCTCCAAGACTGTGTAACCCCTGAGTCTTTAAGATTGATGACTGATCAATATCAATTTGTGGGATCTAAAGCTGGAGAGCTATACAATACAACCAGATCCATAGAAGCCACTTATGTCGATCTTCTAAGGAAAGTTATGAATGGCAATGGAAAGATTTGGGCAATTGGACCCTTATTGCCCACAATAACATCATCGTCCAACAACTCCAGCTGTTCAAGTGGACGAGAAAAATGTTTGGAGTGGTTAGACAAACAAGGACCTAACTCTGTTTTGTACATTTCTTTTGGAACCACAACTTCCCTGGAAGATGAACAGATTGAAGAACTGGCTCTTGGGTTGGAGCAGAGTGGGACGAAGTTCGTTTGGGTATTGAGAGATGCAGATGAAGGAAATGCTTCTGGAGAAGGTAGAAAAAGAGCTCTACTTCCAAAGGGGTTCGAGGAAAGAGTGAAAGAAGTGGGAATGGTGGTGAGAGATTGGGCTCcccaaattgaaattttggggCACCCATCGATAGGAGGGTTCATGAGTCACTGTGGGTGGAACTCTTTTATGGAGAGCATTAGCAATGGAGTGCCAATTGCTGCTTGGCCAATGCATTCGGATCAGCCTAGGAATGCAGTCCTAATAACTCAACTGCTTAAAGTTGGTGTATTTGTGAGAGAATGGGAAAAGAGAGACCAAATAGTGAGATCAACTGCGATTAGCAAAGCAGTGAAGACATTAATGGCAACAGATGAGGGAAAAGAGATGAGGAAAAGGGCTAGAGACATGGGTAGTGCAGTTCAAAGGTCTACTGAGGAAGGAGGAGTTTCTCGCATGGAATGGGACTCCTTCATCGCTCATATTACAAGTTAA
- the LOC107431580 gene encoding zeatin O-glucosyltransferase, with product MASEHQEQQQHQINNQDGGLTNEASNSVIVVMVPFPAQSHLNQLLQFSCLISSYNNIPVHFACFANHNSQVRNRAKDHLDPLFFSRIQFHDFPNPPPPNSDSPSDTPVFLKPSLQASVDLHQPVSALLHLLSSKSKRLVIIHDALVCSAVEDATSLPNAEAYAYQGGGAFTLFSYSWEFRGRPPLDVPEAEYIPDQLPTVEASVDSESTEFFKYQYRLMGSRDGYLYNTCRLIDGNFLDLIAKEANNKKVWGIGPLHLVKSISNSTDSNSSDKGKDILEWLDKQEKNSVLYISFGTTISMADQKQIEELAFGLEQSGTKFIWVFREADKDDAYVQGTGADLPQGFEDRVKGVGMVVRDFAPQIEIQKHSSTGGFMSHCGWNSVMESLSMGVPIAAWPTHTDQPRNAVLVTELLKVGVNVREWERKDELVSSSMVCNVVKKLMGSDEGDEMRKRAEKLGAAIRNSTAKGGVSCMEWDSFIAHITR from the coding sequence atggcTTCTGAGCACCAAGAACAGCAACAGCACCAAATCAATAACCAAGATGGTGGGTTAACCAATGAAGCTTCTAATTCAGTCATTGTGGTCATGGTTCCCTTCCCAGCACAGAGCCATCTCAACCAGCTTCTCCAATTTTCATGTCTTATTTCCTCCTACAATAATATCCCAGTTCATTTTGCTTGCTTTGCCAACCACAATTCCCAGGTAAGGAACCGTGCAAAAGATCATCTAGACCCTCTGTTTTTCTCCAGAATCCAATTCCATGACTTCCCAAATCCACCTCCCCCAAATTCTGATTCTCCATCGGACACACCTGTTTTTCTCAAGCCATCTTTACAAGCCTCTGTTGATCTTCACCAACCAGTTTCTGCTCTCCTTCACCTGCTTTCTTCCAAATCAAAGAGACTTGTGATCATCCATGACGCTCTAGTTTGCAGTGCCGTTGAAGATGCTACTTCTTTACCCAACGCTGAAGCCTATGCTTACCAAGGCGGTGGTGCTTTCACTCTCTTCTCTTATTCTTGGGAGTTCAGGGGAAGACCTCCTCTGGATGTACCTGAAGCAGAGTATATCCCAGATCAGCTCCCAACTGTTGAAGCAAGTGTTGATTCTGAGTCCACAGAGTTCTTCAAGTACCAATACCGGTTGATGGGCTCCAGAGATGGATATCTCTATAACACATGCAGATTGATAGATGGTAATTTCCTTGATCTTATTGCCAAAGAAGCTAACAACAAGAAGGTATGGGGAATTGGGCCTTTACATTTGGTAAAATCAATATCCAACAGCACAGATTCAAATAGTAGCGATAAAGGCAAAGACATTTTGGAGTGGCTTGACAAGCAAGAGAAAAACTCTGTTTTGTACATCTCATTTGGAACCACAATCTCCATGGCTGATCAAAAGCAGATTGAGGAACTTGCTTTCGGTTTGGAACAAAGTGGGACGAAGTTCATTTGGGTGTTCAGGGAAGCAGATAAAGATGATGCTTATGTACAAGGTACAGGAGCTGATCTTCCACAAGGTTTCGAAGACAGAGTGAAAGGAGTTGGAATGGTGGTGAGAGATTTTGCTCCACAAATTGAGATTCAGAAACATTCTTCAACAGGGGGGTTCATGAGCCACTGTGGGTGGAACTCTGTAATGGAGAGCTTAAGCATGGGAGTGCCAATAGCTGCATGGCCAACGCATACAGATCAGCCAAGAAACGCCGTGCTGGTTACTGAATTGCTTAAGGTTGGTGTCAATGTTAGAGAATGGGAACGTAAAGATGAATTGGTCAGCTCTTCCATGGTTTGCAATGTTGTCAAGAAGCTAATGGGTTCTGATGAAGGTGATGAGATGAGGAAAAGGGCTGAGAAATTGGGAGCTGCAATTCGAAATTCTACGGCTAAAGGAGGAGTTTCTTGCATGGAGTGGGATTCTTTCATAGCTCATATTACTAGATAG